A part of Escherichia marmotae genomic DNA contains:
- a CDS encoding 4-oxalomesaconate tautomerase, producing MKKIPCVMMRGGTSRGAFLLAEHLPEDQTQRDKILMAIMGSGNDLEIDGIGGGNPLTSKVAIISRSSDSRADVDYLFAQVIVHEQRVDTTPNCGNMLSGVGAFAIENGLITATSPVTRVRIRNVNTDTLIEADVQTPNGVVEYEGSARIDGVPGTAAPVALTFLNAAGTKTGKVFPTDKPIDYFDDVPVTCIDMAMPVVIIPAEYLGKTGYELPVELDADKALLARVESIRLQAGKAMGLGDVSNMVIPKPVLISPAQKGGAINVRYFMPHSCHRALAITGAIAISSSCALEGTVTRQIVPSVGYGNINIEHPSGALDVHLSNEGQDATTLRASVIRTTRKIFSGEVYLP from the coding sequence ATGAAAAAAATACCCTGCGTGATGATGCGAGGTGGAACCTCGAGGGGGGCGTTCCTGTTAGCGGAACATTTACCCGAAGATCAAACGCAGCGCGATAAAATATTGATGGCAATTATGGGTTCCGGGAATGATCTGGAAATTGACGGTATCGGCGGCGGTAATCCGCTGACCAGTAAAGTCGCCATTATTAGCCGTTCCAGCGATTCGCGTGCTGATGTCGATTATTTGTTTGCACAGGTAATCGTCCATGAGCAGCGTGTCGATACTACGCCTAACTGCGGCAATATGTTGTCTGGCGTTGGGGCATTCGCGATTGAAAATGGTTTGATCACTGCAACGTCACCGGTTACTCGCGTGCGTATCCGCAACGTCAATACTGACACTCTCATCGAAGCTGATGTGCAAACGCCAAATGGTGTCGTCGAGTACGAAGGTAGCGCCAGAATTGACGGCGTGCCAGGAACTGCCGCACCGGTCGCGCTCACTTTCCTGAATGCCGCAGGGACGAAAACTGGAAAAGTTTTCCCGACGGATAAACCGATTGATTATTTTGACGATGTTCCGGTGACCTGTATCGATATGGCCATGCCGGTGGTCATTATTCCTGCTGAATATCTTGGAAAAACAGGCTATGAATTGCCTGTGGAATTAGATGCTGATAAAGCATTATTAGCCCGTGTTGAATCTATCCGTCTGCAAGCCGGTAAAGCAATGGGGTTAGGAGATGTCAGTAATATGGTAATTCCTAAACCCGTGCTTATTTCCCCAGCGCAGAAAGGCGGTGCGATTAATGTACGTTATTTTATGCCGCATTCTTGTCATCGCGCGCTGGCGATAACCGGAGCTATTGCCATATCCAGTAGCTGTGCGCTGGAAGGCACGGTCACCCGGCAAATTGTTCCTTCAGTGGGTTACGGCAATATCAATATTGAACACCCCAGTGGTGCGCTTGACGTTCATTTAAGTAATGAAGGTCAGGATGCCACAACGTTACGTGCATCTGTTATTCGGACGACCAGAAAAATATTTTCCGGTGAAGTTTATCTTCCCTGA
- the pgl gene encoding 6-phosphogluconolactonase, with protein MKQTVYIASPESQQIHVWNLNHEGALTLTQVVDVPGQVQPMVVSPDKRYLYVGVRPEFRVLAYRIAPDDGALTFAAESALPGSPTHISTDHQGQFVFVGSYNAGNVSVTRLEDGLPVGVVDVVEGLDGCHSANISPDNRTLWVPALKQDRICLFTVSDDGHLVAQDPAEVTTVEGAGPRHMVFHPNEQYAYCVNELNSSVDVWELKDPHGNIECVQTLDMMPENFSDTRWAADIHITPDGRHLYACDRTASLITVFSVSEDGSVLSKEGFQPTETQPRGFNVDHSGKYLIAAGQKSHHISVYEIVGEQGLLHEKGRYAVGQGPMWVVVNAH; from the coding sequence ATGAAGCAAACCGTTTATATCGCCAGCCCTGAGAGTCAGCAAATTCACGTCTGGAACCTGAATCATGAAGGCGCACTGACGCTGACACAGGTTGTTGATGTCCCGGGGCAGGTGCAGCCGATGGTGGTCAGCCCGGATAAGCGTTATCTCTATGTTGGCGTTCGTCCGGAGTTTCGCGTACTGGCGTATCGCATTGCACCAGACGATGGCGCACTGACATTCGCCGCAGAGTCGGCGTTGCCGGGTAGCCCGACCCATATTTCCACCGATCATCAGGGACAATTTGTTTTTGTCGGCTCTTACAACGCAGGCAATGTAAGCGTAACGCGTCTGGAAGATGGCCTGCCAGTGGGCGTGGTCGATGTGGTTGAGGGACTGGACGGCTGCCATTCCGCCAATATTTCGCCGGATAACCGCACGCTGTGGGTTCCGGCATTAAAGCAGGATCGTATTTGCCTGTTTACGGTCAGCGATGACGGTCATCTGGTGGCGCAGGATCCGGCAGAAGTGACTACCGTCGAAGGTGCCGGCCCACGTCATATGGTGTTCCATCCAAACGAACAATATGCTTATTGTGTCAATGAGTTAAACAGCTCAGTTGATGTCTGGGAACTGAAAGATCCGCACGGCAATATCGAATGTGTACAGACCCTGGATATGATGCCGGAAAACTTTTCCGACACCCGTTGGGCGGCTGATATTCATATCACTCCGGATGGTCGACATTTATATGCTTGTGACCGTACCGCCAGCCTGATTACCGTCTTCAGCGTCTCGGAAGATGGCAGTGTGTTAAGTAAAGAGGGCTTCCAGCCAACTGAAACCCAGCCGCGCGGCTTTAACGTCGATCACAGCGGCAAGTACCTGATTGCTGCCGGACAAAAATCTCACCACATCTCAGTGTACGAAATTGTCGGTGAGCAGGGGCTGCTGCATGAAAAAGGTCGCTATGCGGTCGGACAGGGGCCAATGTGGGTAGTGGTGAACGCACACTAA
- a CDS encoding IS256-like element IS1414 family transposase, which produces MDEKQLQALANELAKNLKTPEDLSQFDRLLKKLSVEAALNAEMTHHPGYEKNQSRPGANSRNGFSTKTVITGDGPLELRTPRDRDGTFEPQLVKKNQTRITGMDNQILSLYAKGMTTREIAAAFKELYDADVSPALISKVTDAVMEQVVEWQNRPLDAVYPIVYLDCIVLKVRQDSRVINKSVFLALGINIEGQKELLGMWLAENEGAKFWLNVLTELKNRGLNDILIACVDGLKGFPDAINTVYPKARIQLCIVHMVRNSLRFVSWKDYKAVTRDLKAIYQAPTEEAGQQALEAFAAAWDCRYPQISRSWQANWPNLATFFAYPTDIRKVIYTTNAIESLNSVIRHALKKRKVFPTDDSVKKVVWLAIQSASQKWTMPLKDWRMAMSRFIIEFGDRLDGHF; this is translated from the coding sequence ATGGACGAAAAACAGTTACAGGCTCTGGCTAACGAACTGGCCAAAAACCTCAAAACCCCTGAAGACCTCAGTCAGTTTGATCGGCTGCTGAAAAAGCTCAGCGTTGAAGCCGCTCTCAATGCAGAGATGACACACCATCCTGGGTATGAGAAAAATCAGTCCAGACCAGGAGCTAACTCCCGCAACGGTTTTTCCACAAAGACCGTTATCACAGGCGACGGTCCACTGGAACTGCGTACTCCGCGCGATCGTGACGGTACCTTCGAACCACAACTGGTAAAGAAAAATCAGACCCGTATTACCGGGATGGATAACCAGATCCTCTCGTTGTATGCCAAAGGGATGACCACCCGTGAGATAGCTGCTGCGTTCAAAGAACTGTATGACGCAGATGTTTCACCGGCACTGATATCAAAGGTTACCGATGCCGTGATGGAGCAGGTTGTAGAATGGCAAAACCGACCACTGGATGCTGTTTACCCCATTGTTTATCTTGACTGTATCGTCCTGAAAGTTCGGCAGGACAGTCGCGTCATCAACAAATCGGTGTTCCTGGCACTGGGCATCAATATCGAAGGTCAGAAAGAACTGCTGGGTATGTGGCTGGCCGAAAATGAAGGGGCGAAGTTCTGGCTCAATGTGCTGACTGAACTGAAAAACCGCGGTCTGAACGATATCCTCATCGCCTGTGTGGATGGCCTGAAAGGCTTCCCGGATGCCATCAACACAGTATATCCGAAGGCCCGCATCCAGTTATGCATCGTGCATATGGTGCGCAACAGCCTGCGCTTCGTGTCATGGAAGGACTACAAAGCCGTCACTCGCGACCTGAAAGCGATTTATCAGGCTCCCACGGAAGAGGCAGGCCAGCAGGCACTGGAAGCGTTCGCTGCGGCCTGGGACTGTCGCTATCCTCAGATAAGCCGAAGCTGGCAGGCTAACTGGCCGAATCTTGCCACGTTCTTCGCTTATCCAACGGACATCCGCAAAGTGATCTATACGACGAATGCCATCGAGTCGCTAAACAGCGTGATCCGCCATGCGCTCAAAAAGCGTAAAGTGTTCCCGACAGACGACTCGGTGAAAAAAGTGGTGTGGCTGGCAATCCAGTCTGCGTCCCAGAAATGGACGATGCCGTTGAAGGACTGGCGAATGGCAATGAGCCGCTTTATTATCGAGTTCGGTGACCGCCTGGACGGTCACTTCTGA
- the acrZ gene encoding multidrug efflux pump accessory protein AcrZ, which translates to MLELLKSLVFAVIMVPVVMAIILGLIYGLGEVFNIFSGVGKKDQPGQNH; encoded by the coding sequence ATGTTAGAGTTATTAAAAAGTCTGGTATTCGCCGTAATCATGGTACCTGTCGTGATGGCCATCATCCTGGGTCTGATTTACGGTCTTGGTGAAGTATTCAACATCTTTTCTGGTGTTGGTAAAAAAGACCAGCCCGGACAAAATCATTGA
- the ybhA gene encoding bifunctional pyridoxal phosphate/fructose-1,6-bisphosphate phosphatase, translating to MTTRVIALDLDGTLLTPKKTLLPSSIEALARAREAGYQLIIVTGRHHVAIHPFYQALALDTPAICCNGTYLYDYHAKTVLEADPMPVNKALQLIEMLNEHHIHGLMYVDDAMVYEHPTGHVIRTSNWAQTLPPEQRPTFTQVASLAETAQEVNAVWKFALTHDDLPQLQHFGKHVEHELGLECEWSWHDQVDIARGGNSKGKRLTKWIEAQGWSMENVIAFGDNFNDISMLEAAGTGVAMGNADDAVKARANIVIGDNTTDSIAQFIYSHLI from the coding sequence ATGACCACACGCGTGATTGCTCTCGACTTAGACGGCACCTTATTGACCCCGAAAAAGACCCTACTTCCTTCATCAATAGAAGCACTTGCCCGCGCTCGCGAGGCTGGCTATCAATTGATTATCGTCACGGGTCGCCATCACGTCGCTATCCACCCTTTTTATCAGGCACTGGCGCTGGATACACCTGCTATTTGCTGTAATGGCACCTATTTGTATGATTATCATGCAAAAACTGTGTTGGAAGCTGACCCAATGCCCGTCAACAAGGCCTTGCAACTCATTGAGATGTTGAATGAACACCACATTCACGGTCTGATGTATGTGGATGATGCGATGGTTTATGAGCACCCGACCGGGCATGTTATTCGTACCTCTAACTGGGCACAGACACTGCCACCGGAACAACGTCCGACTTTTACCCAGGTAGCCTCACTGGCCGAGACGGCGCAAGAAGTTAATGCGGTGTGGAAATTCGCTCTGACGCACGATGATCTGCCGCAATTGCAGCATTTTGGTAAACATGTTGAACACGAGTTGGGGTTGGAGTGTGAATGGTCCTGGCACGATCAGGTTGATATTGCGCGCGGCGGTAATAGTAAAGGCAAACGCCTGACGAAATGGATTGAAGCACAAGGCTGGTCAATGGAAAACGTGATTGCATTTGGCGATAACTTTAATGATATCAGTATGCTGGAAGCTGCTGGCACAGGTGTGGCAATGGGCAATGCTGATGACGCGGTAAAAGCTCGCGCCAACATTGTGATTGGTGACAATACCACTGACAGCATTGCCCAGTTCATTTATAGCCACCTGATTTAA
- the modC gene encoding molybdenum ABC transporter ATP-binding protein ModC, which produces MLELNFSQTLGNHCLTINEKLPANGITAIFGVSGAGKTSLINAISGLTRPQKGRIVLNGRVLNDAEKGICLTPEKRRVGYVFQDARLFPHYKVRGNLRYGMAKSMVDQFDKLVALLGIEPLLDRLPGSLSGGEKQRVAIGRALLTAPELLLLDEPLASLDIPRKRELLPYLQRLTREINIPMLYVSHSLDEILHLADRVMVLENGQVKAFGALEDVWGSSVMNPWLPKEQQSSILKVTVLEHHPHYAMTALALGDQHLWVNKLDEPLQAALRIRIQASDVSLVLQPPQQTSIRNVLRAKVVNSYDDNGQVEVELEVGGKTLWARISPWARDELAIRPGLWLYAQIKSVSITA; this is translated from the coding sequence ATGCTGGAATTGAATTTTTCCCAGACTTTGGGCAACCATTGCCTGACCATTAATGAAAAGCTGCCAGCTAATGGCATCACCGCTATCTTTGGTGTTTCCGGTGCGGGAAAAACCTCGCTAATTAACGCTATCAGTGGGCTGACTCGTCCGCAAAAAGGGCGAATTGTCCTCAATGGTCGGGTATTAAATGATGCCGAAAAAGGTATCTGCCTGACGCCGGAAAAGCGTCGCGTTGGCTATGTTTTTCAGGATGCGCGGCTGTTTCCGCATTACAAAGTGCGTGGCAATCTGCGCTATGGCATGGCGAAAAGCATGGTCGATCAGTTCGACAAACTGGTGGCGCTTTTAGGTATTGAACCCTTGCTTGACCGCTTACCGGGCAGTCTTTCCGGGGGCGAAAAACAGCGCGTGGCGATTGGTCGGGCCTTGCTGACGGCTCCGGAATTACTGTTACTGGATGAACCGCTGGCGTCGCTGGATATTCCGCGTAAACGCGAACTGTTGCCTTATTTGCAACGTTTGACGCGGGAAATCAACATTCCAATGCTCTATGTCAGCCATTCACTGGATGAGATCCTTCATCTGGCAGACCGGGTTATGGTGCTGGAAAACGGTCAGGTGAAAGCCTTTGGTGCACTGGAAGACGTCTGGGGCAGTAGCGTGATGAATCCGTGGCTGCCGAAAGAGCAACAAAGCAGCATTCTGAAAGTGACGGTACTGGAGCATCACCCGCATTATGCGATGACCGCGCTGGCGCTGGGCGATCAGCATTTGTGGGTTAATAAGCTGGACGAACCGCTGCAAGCCGCGCTACGTATTCGCATTCAGGCATCCGATGTCTCTCTGGTTTTACAACCACCGCAGCAAACCAGCATCCGCAACGTGTTGCGCGCAAAAGTGGTCAACAGTTATGACGATAATGGTCAGGTGGAAGTCGAACTGGAAGTCGGCGGTAAAACGCTGTGGGCGCGTATTAGCCCGTGGGCCAGGGACGAACTGGCAATCAGACCGGGTCTGTGGCTGTACGCGCAAATTAAAAGTGTGTCGATAACTGCCTGA
- a CDS encoding LysR family transcriptional regulator, translated as MKHELSSMKAFVTLAESSSFNNAAKLLNITQPALTRRIKKMEEDLHIQLFERTTRKVTLTKAGKMLLPEARGLINKFDETLFNIRGMNAHHRGMVTLACIPTAVFYFLPLAIGKFNELYPNIKVRILEQGTNNCMESVLCNESDFGINMNNITNSSIDFTPLVNEPFVLACRRDHPLAKKQLVEWQELAGYKMIGVRSSSGNRLLIEQKLADKPWKLDWFYEVRHLSTSLGLVEAGLGISALPGLAMPHAPYSSIIGIPLVEPVIRRTLGIIRRKDAVLSPAAERFFALLINLWTDDKDNLWTNIVERQRHALQEMS; from the coding sequence ATGAAGCATGAATTATCAAGTATGAAGGCGTTTGTCACGCTGGCAGAGTCCAGTTCATTTAACAACGCCGCTAAATTACTTAATATTACGCAACCTGCATTAACACGCAGAATAAAAAAGATGGAAGAGGATTTACATATCCAGCTCTTTGAGCGTACAACTCGCAAGGTTACTTTAACAAAAGCGGGAAAAATGCTGCTACCAGAGGCTCGGGGATTAATAAATAAATTTGATGAAACTCTTTTTAATATTCGTGGCATGAATGCTCATCATCGAGGAATGGTGACATTAGCGTGTATTCCAACCGCGGTGTTCTATTTTTTACCGCTGGCGATCGGCAAATTTAATGAGCTATATCCCAATATTAAAGTGCGGATTCTGGAACAAGGCACGAATAATTGCATGGAGTCGGTGCTATGTAACGAGTCTGACTTTGGCATAAACATGAACAACATCACAAATTCATCCATTGATTTTACCCCACTGGTCAACGAGCCGTTCGTGCTGGCCTGTCGGCGTGACCATCCATTAGCCAAAAAGCAGCTAGTGGAATGGCAGGAACTGGCGGGTTACAAAATGATTGGTGTACGCTCCTCCAGCGGCAACCGACTGCTGATTGAGCAAAAACTGGCCGACAAGCCCTGGAAGCTGGACTGGTTTTACGAAGTGCGTCATCTTTCGACGTCATTAGGACTGGTTGAGGCGGGGTTGGGGATTTCGGCGCTTCCTGGTCTGGCAATGCCCCATGCGCCCTATTCTTCTATCATCGGTATTCCGCTGGTGGAACCGGTTATTCGTCGGACATTGGGGATTATTCGCCGCAAAGATGCCGTACTTTCTCCAGCGGCAGAACGCTTTTTTGCCTTACTGATTAATTTGTGGACTGACGATAAAGACAATTTGTGGACCAATATCGTCGAACGCCAGAGACATGCGTTACAGGAGATGAGTTAA
- a CDS encoding anion permease produces the protein MNKKSLWKLILILAIPCIIGFMPAPAGLSELAWVLFGIYLAAIVGLVIKPFPEPVVLLIAVAASMVVVGNLSGGEFKTTAVLSGYSSGTTWLVFSAFTLSAAFVTTGLGKRIAYLLIGKIGSTTLGLGYVTVFLDLVLAPATPSNTARAGGIVLPIINSVVVALGSEPEKSPRRVGHYLMMSIYMVTKTTSYMFFTAMAGNILALKMINDILHLQISWGGWALAAGLPGIIMLLVTPLVIYTMYPPEIKKVDNKTIAKAGLSELGPMKIREKMLLGVFVLALLGWIFSKTLGVDESTVAIVVMVTMLLLGIVTWEDVVKNKGGWNTLIWYGGIIGLSSLLSKVKFFEWLAEVFKNNLAFDGHGNVAFFVIIFLSIIVRYFFASGSAYIVAMLPVFAMLANVSGAPLMLTALALLFSNSYGGMVTHYGGAAGPVIFGVGYNDIKSWWLVGAVLTILTFLVHITLGVWWWNMLIGWNML, from the coding sequence ATGAATAAAAAATCATTATGGAAGCTAATTCTGATATTAGCGATCCCGTGTATTATTGGCTTTATGCCAGCCCCGGCAGGATTAAGTGAACTGGCGTGGGTGCTTTTTGGTATTTATCTGGCAGCAATTGTAGGGCTGGTCATCAAGCCTTTCCCGGAACCTGTCGTGCTGTTAATTGCGGTTGCTGCCTCGATGGTGGTGGTGGGTAACTTATCTGGTGGAGAGTTCAAAACCACCGCCGTACTAAGTGGATACTCTTCCGGTACAACCTGGCTGGTATTCTCTGCGTTCACCTTAAGCGCCGCGTTTGTTACCACCGGCTTAGGTAAACGTATCGCTTATCTGCTGATTGGTAAAATTGGTAGCACTACCCTGGGACTGGGTTACGTTACCGTATTCCTCGATCTGGTACTGGCTCCGGCAACACCGTCTAACACCGCGCGTGCTGGCGGTATCGTATTGCCGATTATCAACAGCGTGGTGGTGGCTCTGGGTTCTGAACCGGAAAAAAGCCCGCGTCGTGTTGGGCATTACCTGATGATGTCCATTTACATGGTCACCAAAACCACCAGCTATATGTTCTTTACCGCAATGGCGGGGAACATCCTGGCGCTGAAAATGATCAACGACATTCTGCACCTGCAAATTAGCTGGGGTGGGTGGGCGCTGGCTGCCGGTTTGCCTGGCATCATTATGCTGCTGGTCACTCCACTGGTGATTTACACCATGTATCCACCAGAAATCAAAAAAGTGGATAACAAAACCATCGCCAAAGCGGGTCTTTCTGAACTGGGGCCGATGAAAATTCGCGAAAAAATGCTGCTCGGTGTATTTGTGCTGGCGCTGCTGGGGTGGATTTTCAGTAAGACTCTTGGGGTTGATGAATCTACCGTGGCTATTGTTGTTATGGTGACCATGCTGCTGCTGGGTATTGTGACCTGGGAAGACGTGGTTAAAAATAAAGGCGGCTGGAATACCTTAATCTGGTACGGCGGTATTATCGGCTTAAGCTCACTATTATCGAAAGTAAAATTCTTTGAATGGTTAGCCGAAGTCTTTAAAAATAATCTGGCATTTGATGGTCACGGTAACGTTGCCTTCTTCGTGATTATTTTCCTTAGCATCATTGTGCGTTATTTCTTCGCTTCCGGTAGTGCCTATATCGTAGCTATGTTACCGGTATTTGCCATGCTGGCGAATGTCTCCGGTGCACCGTTAATGTTAACCGCGTTGGCTCTGCTGTTCTCCAACTCCTACGGCGGCATGGTCACTCACTATGGCGGCGCGGCAGGTCCGGTCATCTTCGGCGTGGG
- the modB gene encoding molybdate ABC transporter permease subunit, with protein sequence MILTDPEWQAVLLSLKVSSLAVLFSLPFGIFFAWLLVRCTFPGKALLDSVLHLPLVLPPVVVGYLLLVSMGRRGFIGERLYDWFGITFAFSWRGAVLAAAVMSFPLMVRAIRLALEGVDVKLEQAARTLGAGRWRVFFTITLPLTLPGIIVGTVLAFARSLGEFGATITFVSNIPGETRTIPSAMYTLIQTPGGESGAARLCIISIALAMISLLISEWLARISRERAGR encoded by the coding sequence ATGATACTGACCGATCCAGAATGGCAGGCAGTTTTATTAAGCCTGAAAGTTTCTTCCCTGGCTGTGCTGTTTAGCCTGCCGTTTGGGATCTTTTTTGCCTGGTTACTGGTGCGCTGCACGTTTCCGGGCAAAGCTCTGCTCGACAGTGTACTGCATCTACCTCTGGTGTTACCGCCAGTGGTCGTCGGTTACTTGCTGTTAGTTTCGATGGGGCGGCGCGGATTTATCGGTGAACGTCTGTATGACTGGTTTGGCATTACCTTCGCGTTTAGCTGGCGTGGCGCAGTCCTCGCTGCCGCAGTCATGTCTTTTCCACTGATGGTGCGGGCGATTCGTCTGGCGCTGGAAGGGGTTGATGTCAAACTGGAACAGGCCGCAAGAACGCTGGGGGCCGGGCGTTGGCGCGTTTTCTTTACTATTACGTTACCGCTGACGTTGCCGGGAATTATCGTCGGTACGGTACTGGCTTTCGCACGTTCGCTCGGTGAATTTGGCGCCACCATCACCTTTGTTTCGAACATTCCTGGCGAAACGCGAACCATTCCTTCTGCCATGTATACCCTGATCCAGACTCCTGGCGGCGAAAGCGGCGCGGCAAGACTTTGTATTATCTCTATTGCGCTGGCGATGATCTCCCTGCTGATCTCGGAATGGCTGGCCAGAATCAGTCGTGAACGGGCGGGGCGTTAA
- the ltrA gene encoding group II intron reverse transcriptase/maturase → MQQKTHRDPEAGERGEAPNAALPGAETVQAPTNRESPSSTVWLMEAICEPVNLRQALKRVKANKGAAGVDGMRVSELPDYLRHHWPELKAQLLSGRYRPSPVRRVSIPKPGGGERLLGIPTVVDRFIQQAMMQVLQAQWDSSFSDNSYGFRPGRSAHQAVIQAREHIGAGYHWVVDLDLEKFFDRVNHDVLMSRIEKRVSDKRVLSLIRRFLNAGVMDAGLVRPVTEGTPQGGPLSPLLSNLLLDDLDKELEKRGLKFVRYADDCNVYVKSERAGNRIMAGLTHWLSHKLKLKVNAKKSAVARPETRKFLGYSFIRGRKVWCVVSPESIKRFKMRIRALTGRNTGRSLEQLTQPLRRYLTGWKSYYGLNQRPSLMRELNGWIRRRLRSILWKQWKTGRNRFRELRSRGVSKDLAAQTAGSCHKEWRISCSPALNIALPNKLFSRLGLPEV, encoded by the coding sequence ATGCAGCAGAAAACGCATCGCGACCCTGAGGCCGGGGAACGGGGTGAAGCCCCGAACGCCGCCCTTCCGGGGGCTGAAACCGTGCAGGCACCGACGAACAGAGAAAGTCCGTCGTCAACAGTGTGGCTGATGGAAGCCATTTGTGAACCAGTCAATCTCAGGCAAGCCCTGAAAAGAGTTAAAGCCAACAAAGGTGCAGCGGGAGTCGATGGTATGCGCGTAAGCGAACTGCCGGACTACCTGAGGCACCACTGGCCAGAGCTGAAAGCGCAACTGCTGTCCGGCAGATACCGCCCATCTCCTGTGAGAAGAGTGTCCATACCGAAGCCCGGCGGCGGCGAACGTCTGCTGGGCATCCCGACGGTGGTGGATCGCTTCATCCAGCAGGCGATGATGCAGGTATTGCAGGCACAGTGGGATAGCTCGTTCAGCGACAACAGCTACGGGTTCCGTCCCGGTCGTTCGGCCCACCAGGCAGTGATACAAGCCCGGGAACATATCGGGGCCGGGTATCACTGGGTGGTCGACCTCGATCTGGAGAAGTTCTTCGACCGGGTAAATCACGATGTGCTGATGAGCCGGATAGAGAAACGAGTATCGGATAAACGGGTGTTGTCACTTATCCGCAGGTTCCTGAATGCAGGGGTGATGGACGCAGGTCTGGTAAGGCCGGTGACAGAAGGAACGCCGCAGGGCGGCCCACTGTCGCCGCTGCTATCGAACCTGCTGCTTGACGACCTCGACAAGGAACTGGAGAAACGTGGTCTGAAGTTCGTGCGGTACGCAGACGACTGTAATGTCTACGTGAAAAGCGAACGGGCAGGCAACCGGATCATGGCGGGGTTGACGCACTGGCTGAGCCATAAACTGAAGCTGAAGGTCAACGCGAAGAAGAGTGCTGTAGCACGCCCTGAAACGCGCAAGTTCCTTGGATACAGCTTCATAAGGGGGCGGAAGGTATGGTGCGTGGTATCGCCGGAGTCGATAAAACGGTTCAAAATGCGGATAAGAGCACTGACCGGACGCAACACAGGGAGAAGCCTTGAACAGCTAACTCAGCCGCTAAGACGATATCTGACGGGCTGGAAAAGTTACTACGGGCTGAACCAGAGGCCATCGCTGATGCGAGAGCTGAACGGATGGATAAGGCGCAGGCTGCGAAGCATACTCTGGAAACAGTGGAAAACGGGCCGCAACCGCTTCAGGGAGTTGCGCAGTCGAGGCGTAAGCAAGGACCTTGCGGCGCAAACAGCAGGAAGCTGCCATAAAGAGTGGCGGATAAGCTGTAGTCCGGCACTGAATATAGCACTCCCCAATAAGCTGTTCTCCAGACTGGGCCTGCCAGAAGTATAG
- the modA gene encoding molybdate ABC transporter substrate-binding protein, with protein MARKWLNLFAGAALSFTVAGNALADEGKITVFAAASLTNAMQDIATQYKKEKGVDVVSSFASSSTLARQIEAGAPADLFISADQKWMDYAIDKKGIDTATRQTLLGNSLVVVAPKTSEQKEFTIDSKTNWTTLLNGGRLAVGDPEHVPAGIYAKEALQKLGAWDTLSPKLAPAEDVRGALALVERNEAPLGIVYGSDAVASKGVKVVATFPEDSHKKVEYPVAVVKGHNNATVKAFYDYLKGPQAAEIFKRYGFTTK; from the coding sequence ATGGCTCGTAAATGGTTAAACCTGTTTGCCGGGGCGGCGCTCTCTTTCACCGTTGCTGGCAACGCGTTGGCGGATGAAGGGAAAATCACGGTTTTTGCTGCAGCATCACTGACCAATGCGATGCAGGATATCGCCACACAGTATAAAAAAGAGAAGGGCGTGGATGTCGTTTCTTCTTTTGCCTCTTCTTCTACCTTAGCTCGTCAGATTGAAGCTGGCGCACCAGCGGATCTGTTTATTTCTGCCGATCAGAAATGGATGGATTATGCAATTGATAAAAAAGGGATTGATACCGCTACGCGTCAGACATTGCTCGGCAATAGCCTGGTCGTTGTAGCACCGAAAACCAGCGAGCAGAAAGAGTTCACCATCGATAGCAAAACTAACTGGACCACTTTACTGAATGGCGGTCGCCTGGCTGTTGGTGATCCGGAACATGTTCCGGCCGGCATTTATGCGAAAGAAGCTCTGCAAAAACTGGGCGCATGGGATACCCTCTCCCCGAAACTGGCTCCGGCAGAAGATGTTCGCGGGGCACTGGCGCTGGTTGAACGCAATGAAGCACCGCTGGGCATTGTTTACGGTTCTGACGCGGTTGCCAGCAAAGGGGTAAAAGTGGTTGCTACCTTCCCGGAAGATTCGCATAAAAAAGTGGAATATCCGGTTGCTGTCGTGAAAGGGCATAACAATGCGACAGTGAAAGCATTTTACGATTATCTGAAGGGACCGCAGGCAGCGGAAATCTTTAAACGTTACGGATTTACAACTAAGTAA